A DNA window from Pleurodeles waltl isolate 20211129_DDA chromosome 12, aPleWal1.hap1.20221129, whole genome shotgun sequence contains the following coding sequences:
- the NR2C2AP gene encoding nuclear receptor 2C2-associated protein — protein MAASVLGAETVSRVSSVLNRDVKQFGKKYLFDGNEDTCWNSDQGSSQWILMEFPTSVQVSELHIQFQGGFTSRTAKLEGSRKNEDFVKILDFYPEDTNALQRFPMEAATIDKLKITFQDSTDFFGRIIVYHLDVLGEKP, from the exons AGTAAGTTCAGTTCTGAATAGGGATGTGAAACAGTTTGGCAAAAAGTATCTGTTTGATGGGAATGAGGACACCTGCTGGAACTCCGACCAG GGCTCCTCTCAGTGGATATTGATGGAATTTCCAACGAGCGTGCAAGTTTCTGAACTTCACATTCAGTTTCAAGGGGGATTCACTAGTCGAACAGCCAAACTCGAAG gcAGCAGAAAGAATGAAGATTTTGTGAAAATCTTGGATTTCTATCCTGAAGATACTAACGCTCTGCAG AGATTTCCCATGGAAGCCGCGACCATCGATAAACTGAAGATAACATTCCAGGACAGCACAGATTTTTTTGGGAGGATTATAGTCTATCACCTTGATGTCCTGGGCGAGAAACCATAG